Proteins co-encoded in one Apis mellifera strain DH4 linkage group LG15, Amel_HAv3.1, whole genome shotgun sequence genomic window:
- the LOC725503 gene encoding uncharacterized protein LOC725503 isoform X7 encodes MMYETNRQQSSGGSGLSSLCPKLVASGGGGNQGGISLAVGHLASQEGGPCSVVTSQRIHNHTHHKRQRKLSIVSQAGTSAHSSGDRKTSNISRSSTTICKKQVRTQRIDHNTDSLSITSNGISSTSPSSKKKILSTLRISEKSISRNLNSPSLDHENERSFSDAEEAITATENVFNVPGSSSTPSTPISRLKLKKSDEDETNMECNISEESATLLLNTDKKESDSNKQKTSTSECFEFSSTSNITRKISINCIEEEISAQNKQKIFSTSSINSKCNNSDGKTIKSKSKYVAEKIIEQQNSKNLKETNMEKNIEINMPADNSISSVVNKNNEKIKRKISNDESKSTNIAENENLAKNSNKNMIDDKKNMQQNEEVVKSSRFVTSKVSEEIVETEIKDIDTQREVEEVTIYDEDDNGTSISDIVAAQALHESLSKLGKVPPLDTDMENVKDASMQDETKMMKEEKEKEVVQEETVEGFIGPLLDENFKADEKLTQKTMAMEEVRNLLMKVKVQTVEDDDDEEKAIGISPDGRFLKFEEEIGRGSFKTVYRGLDTQTGVAVAWCELQEKKLNKTERLRFREEAEMLKGLQHPNIVRFYDYWEVTLTRRKYIVLVTELMTSGTLKTYLRRFKKINPKVVKSWCRQILKGLSFLHSRSPPIIHRDLKCDNIFITGTTGSVKIGDLGLATLKNRSFAKSVIGTPEFMAPEMYEEHYDESVDVYAFGMCMLEMATSEYPYSECTGPAQIYKRVVSGVKPQSYDKVENPEVREIIEMCIRLKKEERPLVKDLLNHEFFADDVGLKLEMVSRDSAVADAELSRVEFRLRVLDPKKRTNKHKENEAIQFDFDIQTDNAEEVASEMAKSSLILEEDVKAVTKMLKSQISTLLREREERKAKEEKERLDREADNTNTTTENLLQQQLLLQQMQLQQQQQQMQSNMGIQMQNQVQMQLQQNQIPLQQQQQMQTAAQQTQQHNLQPQQVQLVQQQPLIQQQTSVVQPQQAQQIQQVPQVSQQQVQYQQQQYQQQLQQQYQQQQQQQQQQFSQHVSQNLTATSSQCSTPQTVQTQPQFPQVTQQMQQQQHLHQQQQYIQLNQMNVPQQMSHQIQQQIQPQIQILSQPQHMQHQQIQQPQQVQYSQPQIQHVQQVHSHSVASPPVQNQQYYQQSTTGTSGYNTQPMYQQNISQQMYHSYTSSNSSGHVEILSSNQPTPQIYSHSNISQSTAPPTSQPYIQQQAGQIQASVPSGINIQSTSSSTHIQNTITSTIPNVQNTSTLITNSGHQPQQNVLVQMQYSQNSNIPTSVPISGISAQSNTVSQHQQHFISNTEQCSNTDRSSLSKQDTMDSVQSLPSDVSSNVQDQGNISNLTNINTTSQAIVPNEGIMQENTDNVTSSERSRVKRSGTKRKKPGIKLTVLSVSSIEGQSMTVECQLDTSKQKTVTFKFDRDDMVPTDIANNLVAENLLPQSQCETFVELIEDIVKQLRLDPTRALPLVAHGPPDQSAGGSPVTSRRPRDRDHSLDTAKQVRHGSLTRQSSHRSSYKVHRRHRSRDETSNTSTPTKLLPIDQILSHITSTTSTDKQQNVQTPDSQMGLENTSAEASRRSSTSTQNTDTLTPTNLPSDPTDPTQETIVTVTTSDTTLQDIHHVLKDETTKSSITYSQSQIHDLAINQISEKFKESVQDIIEQEKEMSKETQSDVSSVEVATLTAPPARKISRFLVSPVVEQKIIKNEEEGSNTVENIDKSNILATQSNSLSQSNTIEEGQIKHDDLEVNVLEAQAIISEKCNIENITQSPQCITEQMENVQIIQPVTVNLQNAIQGQTITPMSQIQQNVNAVQSSQHNIIIQGSPILQQSTQQMQTIPQNLAISQKDLSTQVSSSGINLQGQYQNQALQCNVLLQQQQITVQQNLTQMHIQPENQHQGQIQTQRPLQQFHPQQIPQQHQQYVILSGAIPQLQPTAIIDERNRRISNISTTSNMSTDSQISETASVTDDKKQSIVIPNSSMQHVQFISQQDGSNITSLSQSVLEPVQQLQTTPQNIINVPTNASVPVSVPVHQVVSTEVAPKVILKTKEVSSTLPDLAQNLANILSNPKSKSVTPHCLTTHESNQTVNIPGTTVLEYKPTLQSEQYFQPIQPETSQIQPQLPHNYQTNITQQGISQTFQIGQQTHQTQIPLQQTMQLNSTHQIDPQLQMVQQNFQGVAVHTLTSQNKWITPANQTIIQQNAPIRHVQQIQPQLQQTIPQHIIQDTQNIENSTGSDQSQFHLKLPDQQFSGKVSETETQEMINLGRTSSDCPLLSENENSSHDVTPEHTIVESVDSTLFTQNQILQQQQQQQQHRKLSQQNSLDKVSDTSTGTSGTGPQTIADLHQKLVQLTSQPSEALNVGTPPLSYPATPHNHQIIGGYDAYMHSLQQKLVNIGMPISTTHNIGPLSPQTTIQSATTLTDSNVTTNVESSVLTQESTIHQLALSQTQVDCSLDSPTPGGPVGSETMSPSKESIKIRTQRPGSRLQELEQELAKIHHRGTILPTASPQPLTPPVSVVNSIQMQPSLQHTQTLLTTVPSVTAVPGTNVIPNVITSRSDTNTPIQIESQENITEKVNTIQPVRKISRFVVSKVAGPPSNVATSTQQHIDISKNQIEDSKIYHADDAQGTPVQIVHSRENSLPPTQVTQPINAPVIEQSEKDERFWTLTPSEEYQLLIKKQTMELETLQKRHREELERFQQHQLQLLIQQQQQASALHQHHHQHHPVLYHTVTTSVAGQSRLSGTEEYLMFNTNPQTPLQKAPNNYPDTDETLRLAMQKLKQTPLQLQPQQTATGIPHAYVIPIPVVPSETIQNVSTQQSSSYTSEITESLDSAHNPAIINSAQYQFTPILPDGTNIAVSSTGSLVTPIPISSSTGSGSYIQYHENQTLPNFQTFSCPSHGGFFLPAGYRLIYAPPGGTSQSQPATPATPHIGNSHDGTPPTESLHTANVDNSTAPPSHIDQ; translated from the exons ATGAT GTATGAGACAAATAGACAACAATCCTCAGGCGGAAGTGGCCTGTCAAGTTTATGTCCAAAACTGGTGGCCAGTGGAGGTGGTGGAAATCAGGGTGGGATTAGTTTGGCAGTGGGCCACTTAGCCTCTCAAGAAGGAGGTCCTTGTTCAGTTGTAACTTCTCAAAGGATCCATAACCATACACATCATAAACgccaaagaaaattatctattgTTTCCCAAGCTGGCACTAGTGCCCATAGTTCTGGAGATAGAAag acATCAAATATTAGCCGATCCTCTACAACTATTTGCAAAAAACAAGTACGAACACAAAGGATTGATCATAATACAGATTCATTATCTATTACAAGTAACGGAATCAGCAGTACTTCACCttcttctaaaaagaaaattttatctacattacgaatttctgaaaaatcaatttctcggaATCTTAATTCACCATCTTTAGATCATGAAAATGAACGCAGTTTTAGCGATGCAGAGGAAGCTATTACAGCAACGGAAAATGTGTTCAATGTACcag GATCCAGTTCTACACCATCAACACCAATTAGtcgattaaagttaaaaaagtcGGATGAAGATGAAACGAATATGGAATGCAATATTAGTGAAGAAAGTGCTACTTTATTATTGAAcacagataaaaaagaatcagattctaataaacaaaaaacttCAACATCAGAATGTTTCGAATTCTCTTCGACTTCGaatattacaagaaaaatatcgataaattgtatcgaagaagaaataagtgcacagaataaacaaaaaatattttcaacttcttctataaattcaaaatgcaATAATAGTGATGGTAAAACTATAAAATCCAAAAGTAAATATGTtgcagaaaaaattattgaacaacaaaacagtaaaaatttaaaagaaacgaatatggaaaaaaatatagaaataaatatgccTGCAGATAATTCTATAAGTTCagtagttaataaaaataatgaaaaaataaaacgaaaaatatctaACGATGAATCAAAATCTACAAATATTGCAGAGAATGAAAACTTagctaaaaattctaataaaaatatgattgatgataaaaaaaatatgcaacaaAATGAAGAAGTAGTAAAATCTTCAAGATTTGTAACATCGAAAGTGTCTGAAGAAATTGTAGAAACTGAAATTAAGGATATAGATACACAAAGAGAAGTAGAAGAAGTGACAATATATGATGAAGATGATAACGGTACTAGTATCAGTGATATTGTTGCTGCTCAGGCACTTCATGAATCTTTAAGTAAATTAGGAAAAGTACCACCTTTAGATACAGATATGGAGAATGTCAAAGATGCAAGTATGCAAGACGAAACTAAAatgatgaaagaagaaaaagagaaagaagttgTGCAAGAAGAAACAGTAGAAGGATTTATTGGTCCCTtacttgatgaaaattttaaagcagatgaaaaattaacacAGAAGACTATGGCTATGGAAGAAGTACGAAATTTATTGATGAAAGTTAAAGTGCAAACAGTtgaagatgatgatgatgaagaaAAAGCTATAGGCATTTCACCAGATggcagatttttaaaatttgaagaagaaattggtAGAGGCAGTTTTAAAACAGTATATAGAGGACTAGATACTCAAACTGGTGTAGCTGTTGCTTGGTGTGAATTACAA gaaaaaaaattaaacaagacAGAAAGATTAAGATTTCGAGAAGAAGCAGAAATGTTGAAAGGATTACAACATCCAAATATTGTtagattttatgattattgggAAGTTACTCTTacacgaagaaaatatattgtattagtCACTGAGCTTATGACTTCAGGAACATTAAAaac gTATCTAAGacgctttaaaaaaattaatccaaaagTAGTAAAATCTTGGTGTCGACAAATTTTAAAAGGCCTTAGTTTTTTGCATTCAAGATCACCACCAATTATTCATCGTGATTTAAAatgtgataatatttttattactggtACGACAGGAAGCGTAAAAATTGGTGATTTAGGACTTGCTACTCTTAAAAATCGAAGTTTTGCAAAAAGTGTTATTGGAACACCTGAATTTATGGCACCAGAAATGTATGAAGAACATTATGATGAATCTGTTGATGTTTATGCATTTGGAATGTGTATGCTTGAAATGGCTACTAGTGAATATCCATACTCTGAATGTACTGGACCAGCACAAATATATAAACGCGTAGTATcg GGTGTAAAGCCACAAAGTTATGACAAGGTAGAAAATCCAGAAGTACgcgaaattatagaaatgtgtattcgtttaaaaaaagaagagcggCCTCTAGTTAAAGATCTTTTAAATCATGAATTTTTTGCGGATGATGTCggattgaaattagaaatggTTTCAAGAGATTCAGCCGTAGCGGATGCGGAACTTTCACGTGTTGAATTCAGACTTCGAGTGCTAGATCCTAAAAAACGTACTAATAAgcataaagaaaatgaagcgATACAATTTGATTTTGACATTCAAACTGATAATGCAGAAGAAGTAGCCTCTGAAATGGCTAAATCTAGCCTTATACTCGAAGAAGATGTTAAGGCTGTgacaaaaatgttaaaatcacAAATCAGTACTTtattacgagagagagaagaacgtAAGgccaaagaagaaaaggaacgtTTAGATAGAGAAGCGGATAACACTAACACAACcactgaaaatttattacagcAACAATTATTACTCCAACAAATGCAattgcaacaacaacaacaacagatGCAATCAAACATGGGCATTCAAATGCAAAATCAAGTACAAATGCAATTGCAACAAAATCAAATACCtttgcaacaacaacaacaaatgCAAACTGCTGCACAACAAACTCAGCAGCATAATTTACAACCACAACAAGTTCAATTAGTTCAACAACAACCATTGATACAACAACAAACATCTGTTGTTCAGCCACAACAAGCACAACAAATACAGCAAGTACCTCAGGTTTCACAACAACAGGTGCAGtatcaacaacaacaatatcaaCAACAGTTGCAACAACAATatcaacagcagcagcaacaacagcaacaacagttTTCCCAACATGTTTCACAAAATTTAACTGCTACTTCTTCACAATGTTCCACTCCTCAAACTGTACAGACTCAACCACAATTTCCTCAAGTAACTCAACAAatgcaacagcaacaacatttacatcaacaacaacaatatatacaattgaatCAAATGAATGTACCACAACAAATGAGTCACCAGATACAACAACAAATACAAccacaaatacaaattttatcacaACCGCAACATATGCAACATCAGCAAATACAACAACCTCAACAAGTGCAATATTCTCAACCCCAAATACAACATGTTCAGCAAGTACATTCACATTCAGTGGCTTCTCCGCCAGTTCAAAATCAACAGTACTATCAGCAAAGTACAACAGGAACTTCAGGATATAATACACAGCCAATGTACCAACAAAATATATCTCAACAAATGTATCATTCTTATACTAGCTCGAATTCTTCCGGTcatgttgaaattttatcatctaaTCAACCTACACCTCAAATATATTCTCATTCAAATATCTCTCAGAGCACAGCACCTCCAACTTCACAACCATATATACAACAACAAGCAGGACAAATTCAAGCATCTGTCCCATctggaataaatattcaaagtacATCATCATCAACTCACATTCAAAATACAATAACTTCAACAATACCAAATGTGCAAAATACATCtacattaattacaaatagtgGACATCAACCTCAACAAAATGTTTTAGTTCAAATGCAATATTcgcaaaattctaatattcctACTTCTGTACCCATATCCGGTATTTCCGCGCAATCAAATACAGTATCTCAACATCAACagcattttatatcaaatacagAACAATGTTCTAACACCGATAGATCATCTTTATCTAAGCAAGATACAATGGATTCTGTACAATCTTTACCATCAGATGTATCTTCTAATGTTCAAGATCAgggaaatatttctaatttgactaatataaatactacATCACAAGCAATAGTGCCAAATGAAgg aatTATGCAAGAAAATACTGATAATGTCACTTCATCTGAAAGATCTAGAGTGAAAAGATCTGGTACAAAACGTAAAAAACCTGGTATTAAATTAACAGTTTTATCTGTAAGCAGTATTGAAGGTCAATCAATGACTGTTGAATGTCAATTAGATACTAGCAAACAGAAAACTGTgacatttaaatttgatagagATGATATGGTGCCTACTGACATTGCTAACAATTTG gttgctgaaaatttattaccgCAATCTCAATGTGAAACATTTGTTGAATTGATAGAAGATATCGTTAAACAATTACGTTTGGATCCTACACGAGCTTTACCTTTAGTAGCACATGGTCCACCAGATCAGTCTGCTGGTGGTAGTCCTGTTACAAGTCGTAGACCTAGAGATCGTGACCACAGTCTTGATACAGCTAAG CAGGTGAGACATGGCTCGCTAACTCGTCAAAGCAGCCACCGATCGTCGTACAAAGTCCATCGTAGACACCGTTCG AGAGACGAAACTTCCAACACTTCTACACCTACGAAATTATTGCCAATTGATCAAATTCTTTCTCATATTACGAGTACCACTTCTACGGATAAACAACAAAATGTACAAACACCTGATAGCCAGATGGGTCTTGAAAATACATCAGCTGAAGCATCCAGAAGATCATCTACTTCTACACAAAATACAGATACATTAACACCAACTAATTTACCAAGCGATCCTACTGATCCAACTCAAGAAACCATAGTTACTGTAACAACCTCGGATACAACTTTACAAGATATACATCACGTACTTAAAGATGAAACTACTAAATCTTCTATAACATATAGTCAAAGTCAAATACATGATTTGgctataaatcaaataagcgaaaaatttaaagaatctgTTCAAGATATAATTGAACAAGAAAAGGAAATGAGTAAAGAAACGCAATCTGATGTTTCATCTGTAGAAGTAGCTACGTTAACTGCACCTCCAGCGCGAAAAATCTCTCGTTTTTTAGTTAGTCCTGTAGTTGAAcagaagataattaaaaatgaagaagaaggatCTAATACtgtagaaaatatagataaatctaatatattagCAACACAATCAAATTCATTATCACAATCAAATACAATTGAAGAAGGACAAATAAAACACGATGATTTAGAAGTTAATGTTTTAGAAGCACAAGctataatttctgaaaaatgtaatatcgaaaatattacacAAAGTCCTCAATGTATCACAGAACAAATGgaaaatgttcaaataataCAACCGGTAACAGTTAATCTTCAAAATGCTATACAAGGACAAACAATAACACCAATGTCACAAATACAACAGAATGTTAATGCTGTACAATCTAGTCAACACAATATAATCATTCAAGGATCACCAATACTGCAACAATCTACTCAACAAATGCAAACTATACCCCAAAACTTAGCTATATCACAAAAAGATTTATCAACTCAGGTTTCATCAAGCGGAATCAATTTACAAGGACAGTATCAAAATCAAGCTTTACAATGTAATGTTTTATTACAGCAACAACAAATTACTGTGCAACAAAATTTAACGCAAATGCATATTCAACCTGAAAATCAACATCAGGGGCAAATACAAACTCAGCGACCATTACAACAATTTCATCCTCAACAAATACCACAACAACATCAACAATATGTAATTCTTTCTGGAGCTATTCCACAATTACAACCAACTGCAATTATAGATGAAAGAAATCGtagaatttctaatatttcaacaaCATCAAATATGTCTACAGATTCACAAATTTCGGAAACTGCTAGTGTTACGGATGATAAGAAACAATCTATTGTTATACCTAATTCATCAATGCAACatgtacaatttatttctcaacAAGATGGATCAAATATTACATCTTTATCACAATCTGTTTTAGAACCAGTTCAACAGCTTCAAACAACtcctcaaaatataataaatgttccaACAAATGCATCTGTACCTGTTTCAGTTCCTGTTCATCAAGTTGTTAGCACAGAAGTTGCTCCTAAAGTTATACTTAAAACAAAAGAAGTTTCATCAACACTTCCAGATTTAGCACAAAATTTAGCAAATATACTTTCGAATCCAAAATCAAAATCTGTAACTCCTCATTGTTTAACTACTCATGAATCAAATCAAACAGTAAATATTCCAGGAACTACAGTACTTGAATATAAACCTACTCTTCAGTctgaacaatattttcaacCTATTCAACCAGAAACAAGTCAAATACAACCGCAATTACCGCATAATTATCAAACAAATATAACGCAACAAGGAATTTCACAAACATTTCAAATTGGACAGCAGACTCATCAAACTCAAATACCTTTACAACAAACAATGCAATTGAATTCAACTCATCAGATTGATCCTCAATTACAAATGGtacaacaaaattttcaaggaGTAGCAGTTCATACATTAACTTCGCAAAACAAATGGATTACTCCTGCGAATCAAACTATTATACAACAGAATGCACCGATTAGACATGTTCAACAGATTCAACCACAACTGCAACAAACTATTCCACAACATATTATACAAGATACTCAAAATATTGAGAATTCTACTGGTTCTGATCAATCTCAGTTTCATTTAAAGCTTCCCGATCAACAATTCTCAGGAAAAGTATCGGAAACTGAAACTCAAGAAATGATCAATTTAGG aCGTACAAGTTCTGATTGTCCTTTACTATCGGAGAATGAAAACTCTAGCCATGATGTAACTCCTGAACATACAATTGTTGAATCTGTAGATTCAACCTTATTTAcacaaaatcaaatattgcaacagcaacaacagcaacaacaacatcgAAAACTTAGTCAACAGAATTCTTTAGATAAAGTCTCAGACACAAGTACTGGAACTAGTGGGACAGGTCCACAAACAATAGCAGATCTTCATCAAAAGCTTGTTCAATTAACAAGTCAACCGTCCGAAGCACTCAATGTAGGCACACCACCTTTAAGTTATCCAGCTACTCCTCATAATCATCAAATAATAGGTGGATATGATGCTTATATGCATTCTTTACAACAGAAACTTGTTAATATTGGCATGCCCATTTCAACAACACATAATAta ggTCCTTTATCACCTCAAACTACGATACAATCTGCTACAACTTTGACTGATTCAAATGTTACAACAAATGTTGAAAGTTCTGTTTTAACTCAAGAAAGCACAATTCATCAACTTGCACTTTCTCAAACT cAAGTAGATTGTTCTCTCGATAGTCCAACACCAGGAGGTCCTGTAGGATCTGAAACTATGAGTCCCAGTAAAGAgagtataaaaattcgaacacAAAGACCAGGATCTCGTCTTCAAGAATTAGAACAAGAATTAGCAAAAATTCACCACAGAGGCACAATTTTACCAACAGCTTCTCCACAACCTTTAACACCGCCTGTTTCTGTTGTTAATTCTATTCAGATGCAACCATCATTACAACATACTCAAACTTTATTAACTACTGTTCCATCTGTAACTGCTGTGCCTGGTACTAATGTTATTCCCAATGTCATTACATCACGCTCTGATACAAATACTCCAATACAAATAGAAtctcaagaaaatattactgag aaggTTAATACTATACAACCagttagaaaaatatcaagattCGTAGTTTCCAAAGTCGCAGGTCCTCCTAGTAATGTTGCTACATCAACTCAACAACATattgatatatcaaaaaatcaaatagaaGATTCAAAGATTTATCATGCAGATGATGCACAGg gAACACCAGTACAAATAGTTCATAGTCGTGAGAATTCTCTTCCTCCTACGCAAGTTACTCAACCTATTAATGCTCCTGTTAtagaa CAATCGGAAAAAGATGAACGATTTTGGACATTAACACCAAGTGAAGAGTATCAATTACTCATAAAAAA GCAAACTATGGAATTAGAAACATTACAAAAAAGACATAGAGAAGAATTGGAACGATTTCAACAACATCAATTGCAACTATTAattcaacaacaacagcaagcAAGTGCACTTCATCAGCATCATCATCAACATCATCCAGTGCTTTATCATACCGTTACTACTAGCGTGGCAG GACAAAGTAGACTTTCAGGTacagaagaatatttaatgtttaatacaAATCCTCAAACTCCTTTGCAAAAAGCTCCAAATAATTATCCAGATACTGATGAAACATTACGATTAGCTATGCAAAAATTGAAGCAAACTCCTTTACAACTACAACCACAGCAGACGGCAACTGGAATACCTCATGCTTATGTTATTCCAATTCCAGTAGTGCCTTCTGAAACTATTCAAAATGTGTCTACTCAGCAATCTAGTAGTTATACAAGTGAAATTACAGAATCTCTTGACTCAGCGCATAATCCGGCAATTATAAATTCAGCGCAATATCAATTCACACCTATATTACCGGATGGAACAAATATCGCTGTATCTTCTACTGGATCGTTAGTTACACCTATACCAATATCAAGTTCAACAGGAAGCGGAAGTTATATCCAATATCATGAAAATCAAACATTaccaaattttcaaacatttagtTGTCCATCACATGGTGGTTTCTTTTTACCAGCTGGCTATCGGTTAATATATGCTCCTCCAGGTGGAACATCTCAATCTCAGCCGGCTACTCCAGCTACTCCACATATAGGGAATTCTCATGATGGTACACCGCCAACAGAATCTTTGCATACTGCAAATGTTGATAATTCAACAGCTCCTCCTTCCCATATTGATCAATAA